The Fructilactobacillus ixorae genome has a window encoding:
- the rimM gene encoding ribosome maturation factor RimM (Essential for efficient processing of 16S rRNA), with translation MDYLEVGKLVNTQGIKGEVRVVSETDFPEVRFRPGAILYAFPKMGDMERLEIDQVRKHKNFILLHFKDHPTINDVEHLKPATLKIDAAEQSEAPLQPGEYYYSQIIGLAVVDEQGRALGTIKDIMDLGPNDVWVVERTGQPDLLLPKIDEVIKQVDLEQGQVTVELLAGLE, from the coding sequence ATGGACTACTTAGAAGTCGGAAAGTTAGTTAATACCCAGGGGATTAAGGGAGAAGTCCGCGTGGTTTCTGAGACGGATTTTCCAGAGGTCCGGTTTCGCCCGGGAGCCATTCTGTACGCCTTTCCCAAAATGGGAGACATGGAACGCTTAGAAATTGATCAGGTCCGCAAGCACAAAAACTTTATTTTGTTGCACTTTAAGGATCATCCCACGATTAATGACGTAGAACATCTCAAGCCCGCCACCTTAAAGATTGATGCGGCTGAGCAGTCAGAGGCACCCCTGCAGCCCGGCGAATACTATTACAGCCAAATCATTGGCTTAGCCGTAGTTGACGAACAAGGCCGGGCTCTCGGCACGATTAAGGACATCATGGACCTTGGTCCAAATGACGTGTGGGTGGTTGAACGCACCGGACAACCAGATTTACTTCTACCCAAAATCGATGAGGTGATTAAACAGGTTGATCTGGAACAGGGACAGGTTACGGTCGAATTATTAGCGGGGCTAGAGTAG
- the glpK gene encoding glycerol kinase GlpK, with product MKNEQYILAIDEGTTSVRAILFDQQGSIVGQAQRPIHQFFPQPGWVEQDPLEIWNGTETVISEVLFQTETPPYKVRAIGISNQRETTVVWNRKTGQPIHHAIVWQSKQTTEIAKHLQQAGYQTFIQQKTGLLIDSYFSATKLQWLLDEVPHAREQAEAGDLLFGTIDTWLLWKLTNGHVHATDVTNASRTMLYNIHTLDWDQKLLDLFKIPRTMLPAVHDSSHFYGYTQEFTLMGVQIPITGIAGDQQASLFGELALDPGQTKNTYGTGAFIMMNLGHEPQLSEHGLLTTIAYGLNGQVTYAFEGSVFTAGAAVEWLKDQVALVQDVTTTATQAEQATATDQLYVVPAFSGLGAPYWDQNARGAILGLTPQTDDKQLIRATLESLAFQTRDVLQTMTHETGLPLKSLMVDGGVSKNEYLLQFQADILGSPITRAPLAETTALGVAYLAGLQVKYWPNLATLKALPRTTTSYQPRLAASMREWRYANWQQAVVATRLFAEEPHDGTTNPI from the coding sequence ATGAAAAACGAACAATACATTTTAGCAATTGATGAAGGAACGACCTCCGTGCGCGCCATTCTTTTTGACCAACAAGGAAGCATTGTGGGCCAGGCGCAACGTCCCATTCACCAGTTTTTCCCCCAACCAGGGTGGGTGGAGCAGGATCCGTTAGAGATTTGGAACGGAACGGAAACGGTTATTTCAGAAGTGCTCTTTCAAACGGAAACCCCGCCGTACAAGGTTCGTGCGATTGGGATTAGCAATCAACGTGAAACAACGGTGGTCTGGAATCGGAAAACCGGGCAACCGATTCACCATGCGATTGTGTGGCAATCAAAGCAAACTACCGAAATTGCAAAACACCTCCAACAAGCTGGCTATCAAACTTTCATTCAGCAAAAGACCGGATTACTGATTGATTCTTATTTTTCCGCGACCAAGTTACAGTGGTTATTAGACGAGGTGCCACACGCCCGGGAGCAGGCTGAGGCCGGGGATTTACTGTTTGGTACGATTGATACCTGGTTGCTCTGGAAGCTGACCAATGGCCACGTGCACGCAACCGACGTAACCAACGCCAGCCGGACCATGCTGTATAATATTCACACGCTGGATTGGGATCAAAAATTGCTGGATTTGTTTAAGATTCCGCGGACCATGTTACCAGCGGTTCATGATTCCAGTCATTTTTATGGGTATACGCAGGAATTCACCCTCATGGGCGTCCAAATTCCCATTACGGGGATTGCTGGAGACCAGCAGGCCTCGCTATTTGGCGAGTTAGCTTTAGATCCCGGTCAGACGAAAAATACCTATGGAACAGGGGCCTTTATCATGATGAATCTGGGACATGAGCCGCAACTTTCCGAGCACGGGTTACTGACCACGATTGCCTATGGGTTAAACGGTCAAGTTACGTACGCCTTTGAAGGAAGTGTGTTTACGGCAGGGGCCGCGGTTGAATGGTTAAAAGACCAGGTTGCTCTCGTCCAGGATGTCACCACAACGGCAACCCAAGCGGAGCAAGCCACCGCAACTGACCAGTTATACGTTGTTCCTGCGTTTAGTGGGCTAGGCGCTCCGTACTGGGATCAAAACGCTCGGGGGGCAATTCTAGGTCTGACCCCACAAACTGATGACAAGCAGCTCATTCGCGCCACTTTAGAGTCTTTGGCATTTCAAACGCGGGATGTCTTACAGACCATGACCCACGAAACGGGATTGCCCCTCAAATCGCTGATGGTCGATGGGGGCGTGTCTAAAAACGAATATTTGTTGCAGTTTCAGGCTGACATTTTGGGCAGCCCCATTACGCGCGCGCCCTTAGCAGAAACGACCGCTTTAGGAGTGGCGTATCTGGCCGGTTTGCAGGTCAAATACTGGCCAAATCTTGCGACGTTAAAGGCCTTACCACGGACCACGACTAGTTATCAACCCCGGTTAGCCGCCTCCATGCGGGAGTGGCGGTATGCGAACTGGCAACAAGCAGTCGTAGCGACCCGATTATTTGCGGAGGAACCTCATGATGGAACTACCAACCCAATTTAA
- a CDS encoding C69 family dipeptidase, whose product MTEPNYSACTSMLVGKKATVDGSTLIGRNEDAKAAWPKRFVVHDHQVAKHPVVFQSTANGFQLDLPNEAAKYTATPEWTTSEGLFEEDGINEHGVAMSATESTYANDAVLGCDPLVSDGIGEEAMVTVVLPYVQSAREGVQRLGEIVSTKGASETNGVLFSDAQEVWYFEIGSGHQWVAQRIPDDCYAVVANQMAIEKVDFNDQVNFQWSSQLPEFVTTNHLNPDRHGFNFRHIFGTRNQMDTYYNTPRVWYGQKMFTPDVDQEPTSQNLPFLRKSDRLLSATDVQNLLNSHYQGTEFDPVGTGSEFDKHRFRPMSFAKTQEAHVLQLQADLPVEIGGIHWLSMGVGAESTFAPFFAGISETPAAYQYPVGHDYDPQSAYWNFKLVGILVDAHYHRFIGQVNDVQAELRQRYRQIINQTQAQVATSNDLVALANQASQQAAELALTRFQTLATQLITESADLSPLNYHQDLNL is encoded by the coding sequence ATGACAGAACCGAATTATTCCGCCTGCACTAGTATGTTAGTCGGTAAAAAGGCAACCGTCGATGGAAGTACGTTAATTGGTCGTAATGAGGACGCGAAGGCCGCGTGGCCCAAACGGTTTGTCGTTCATGATCACCAAGTTGCTAAACACCCGGTTGTCTTTCAATCCACTGCCAATGGATTTCAATTAGACCTACCCAATGAGGCCGCAAAGTACACTGCAACTCCCGAGTGGACCACCAGCGAGGGGCTCTTTGAAGAGGATGGGATTAACGAACATGGCGTGGCAATGAGTGCCACCGAGAGTACCTATGCCAACGATGCCGTTTTAGGTTGTGATCCGCTGGTCTCCGATGGAATCGGCGAAGAAGCCATGGTCACCGTTGTCCTTCCCTACGTGCAGTCCGCGCGGGAAGGCGTTCAACGCTTGGGTGAAATTGTTAGTACCAAGGGGGCCAGCGAAACCAATGGAGTCCTCTTTTCAGATGCCCAAGAAGTTTGGTACTTTGAGATTGGTTCCGGACACCAGTGGGTTGCACAACGCATCCCGGATGATTGTTATGCTGTCGTTGCCAACCAAATGGCCATCGAAAAGGTGGACTTTAACGATCAAGTCAACTTTCAGTGGTCGTCGCAGTTACCAGAATTTGTGACTACCAACCACCTCAATCCGGATCGCCACGGCTTTAACTTTCGCCACATCTTTGGGACGCGTAATCAAATGGATACCTATTACAACACTCCTCGCGTGTGGTACGGGCAAAAAATGTTTACTCCCGATGTAGACCAGGAACCAACTTCGCAGAACCTGCCCTTTTTACGCAAGAGTGACCGCTTGTTATCCGCCACTGACGTGCAAAACCTCCTGAATTCTCACTACCAGGGAACCGAGTTTGATCCAGTGGGAACGGGCAGTGAATTTGACAAGCATCGGTTCCGTCCGATGAGTTTTGCCAAAACGCAGGAAGCCCATGTCTTACAACTCCAAGCAGACTTGCCCGTTGAAATTGGGGGCATCCACTGGCTGTCAATGGGCGTGGGGGCCGAAAGTACCTTTGCCCCCTTTTTCGCGGGGATTAGTGAAACGCCAGCTGCCTATCAATACCCAGTTGGCCACGACTATGATCCTCAGTCCGCTTACTGGAACTTCAAACTAGTTGGAATTCTGGTTGATGCCCACTACCATCGCTTTATCGGTCAAGTTAACGACGTGCAAGCTGAACTACGTCAGCGTTATCGGCAAATTATTAATCAAACGCAAGCCCAAGTTGCCACCAGCAATGATTTAGTTGCATTAGCCAATCAAGCTAGTCAACAGGCAGCTGAGCTGGCTTTAACCCGGTTCCAAACGTTAGCAACCCAGTTAATTACAGAGTCTGCTGATCTATCGCCACTAAACTACCACCAAGATTTGAATTTATAG
- a CDS encoding RsmB/NOP family class I SAM-dependent RNA methyltransferase, with the protein MELPTQFKAKYQRLLGAQFPAFLQSFAEAPQHGFRLNPLKPPAHPAIDQSRPISNVPNGYYGKVDGKSPAHQSGYVYSQEPSAMLVAEAVAPAPGERVLDLCAAPGGKSTQLAALMQNQGLLVANEIDRGRAKVLVENLERFGVWNPLILNERPDRLSPAFPAYFDKILVDAPCSGEGMFRKNPSATTYWDADYPAACAVRQREILQAAVKMLKPGGQLVYSTCTFAPEEDEQIIAWLLDQYPLELVALDKSAGMSDGRPEWADGNPELQRTLRLFPQSFAGDGHFIAKLQSTATGKPVKIRGQRSNVGGADRKEWQQFVAQNLTDFKAGSLLQFGEQLYSFNPEIPDLQGLRVMLPGTPLGTLKKHRIEPSYGLAMVLRPEQVQRTLPISYEQWQRYVHGDIFNTDAELPKGWYLLLYQQMPVGFGKVVNGTVKNFFPKGLRFQVEKG; encoded by the coding sequence ATGGAACTACCAACCCAATTTAAAGCTAAATACCAACGGTTATTAGGAGCCCAATTTCCGGCCTTTTTACAAAGTTTTGCAGAAGCACCCCAGCACGGCTTTCGCCTGAATCCTTTGAAACCACCAGCTCACCCGGCGATTGATCAAAGTCGGCCCATTTCTAACGTGCCTAACGGTTATTATGGCAAGGTGGATGGGAAATCACCGGCCCACCAAAGTGGGTATGTCTATAGTCAAGAACCATCTGCCATGTTGGTTGCGGAGGCGGTTGCCCCGGCACCGGGGGAGCGGGTGCTAGACTTGTGTGCTGCACCCGGAGGGAAATCCACCCAACTGGCCGCGTTAATGCAGAATCAAGGCTTACTGGTAGCCAATGAAATTGATCGGGGCCGGGCCAAGGTTTTAGTGGAAAACCTTGAACGCTTCGGGGTCTGGAATCCGTTGATTTTAAATGAACGCCCCGACCGGTTAAGCCCAGCATTTCCCGCCTACTTTGACAAAATTTTAGTGGATGCGCCCTGTTCTGGGGAGGGAATGTTTCGAAAAAATCCGAGTGCGACAACGTACTGGGATGCTGATTATCCGGCAGCTTGTGCGGTTCGCCAGCGCGAAATCCTGCAAGCAGCCGTTAAAATGTTAAAGCCCGGCGGACAACTCGTGTATTCAACCTGTACGTTTGCACCTGAAGAAGACGAACAAATCATTGCGTGGCTGCTAGACCAGTATCCGCTAGAACTCGTTGCTTTGGATAAAAGTGCGGGAATGAGCGATGGTCGTCCCGAGTGGGCCGATGGGAATCCAGAGCTTCAACGCACGCTCCGGTTATTTCCGCAGTCCTTTGCGGGCGACGGGCATTTCATCGCTAAACTGCAGAGCACCGCGACGGGGAAACCAGTTAAAATCCGGGGCCAGCGCAGTAACGTTGGCGGAGCTGATCGTAAAGAATGGCAGCAATTTGTGGCCCAAAACCTGACAGACTTTAAGGCGGGCTCGTTATTGCAATTTGGCGAACAATTATATTCTTTTAACCCCGAGATTCCGGATTTACAGGGATTGCGGGTTATGCTGCCGGGAACGCCTTTGGGAACCTTGAAAAAACACCGAATTGAACCCAGCTATGGGTTGGCCATGGTTCTGCGGCCTGAGCAGGTGCAACGGACGCTACCGATTAGTTATGAGCAGTGGCAGCGGTATGTGCACGGGGATATCTTTAACACGGATGCTGAGCTACCCAAGGGTTGGTATTTATTGCTGTATCAGCAGATGCCAGTTGGCTTTGGGAAGGTGGTCAACGGAACCGTCAAGAACTTCTTTCCGAAAGGATTACGCTTTCAAGTAGAAAAAGGATGA
- the trmD gene encoding tRNA (guanosine(37)-N1)-methyltransferase TrmD: MKIDVLSLFPDTINGPLHDSILGKAVEKQLLSVNVTNFRDFSTNKHHNVDDTPYGGGAGMLLQAQPIVDAVAATQKQAQAEGLSAGRVILTDPAGKRFDEQVAAELAQSDHLTFICGHYEGFDERVKQVVTDEYSIGDYVLTGGELPTLVMIDALSRLIPGVLGNDESAVDDSFSTGLLEAPQYTRPADFRGVQVPAVLMNGDHQKIADWRLKESLRKTYVHRSDLIDYHRLSPRAKELLAEIKIELEQN, translated from the coding sequence ATGAAAATTGATGTCTTGAGTTTATTCCCAGATACGATTAACGGACCCTTACATGACTCTATTTTAGGAAAAGCGGTCGAAAAACAGCTCCTATCGGTTAACGTGACTAATTTCCGGGATTTTTCGACCAACAAACACCATAACGTCGATGACACTCCGTATGGCGGTGGGGCGGGAATGCTGTTACAGGCACAACCAATTGTTGATGCGGTGGCAGCCACCCAAAAACAAGCGCAAGCAGAAGGGTTGTCAGCTGGCCGGGTGATTTTAACTGATCCAGCGGGAAAGCGGTTCGATGAGCAGGTCGCAGCCGAGTTAGCTCAATCCGATCATCTAACTTTTATTTGTGGCCACTATGAAGGGTTTGACGAACGGGTCAAACAAGTGGTCACCGATGAATACTCCATCGGTGATTATGTGTTAACCGGGGGTGAATTGCCCACCCTGGTTATGATTGATGCGTTGTCGCGGTTAATTCCCGGCGTGCTTGGAAACGATGAATCAGCGGTGGACGATTCCTTTTCCACCGGCTTATTAGAGGCGCCCCAGTACACGCGTCCAGCTGATTTTCGGGGTGTTCAGGTACCGGCGGTCTTAATGAACGGCGACCACCAAAAGATTGCGGACTGGCGCTTAAAGGAATCATTACGCAAAACCTACGTGCATCGTTCCGATCTAATTGATTATCACCGACTTTCGCCACGTGCCAAGGAATTACTGGCCGAAATTAAGATCGAATTGGAGCAAAATTAG
- a CDS encoding KH domain-containing protein, with product MVNFDNLITTIIKPLVKFPDDVQIRHQETNEFHEYILTPNPQDVGRVIGKRGRVAQTIRAIVYSIHVPDNKRVKLIIDDGK from the coding sequence ATGGTGAATTTTGACAACTTAATTACAACCATCATTAAACCGTTAGTAAAGTTTCCCGATGACGTTCAGATTCGTCACCAGGAAACGAATGAGTTTCACGAGTATATTTTAACCCCTAATCCCCAAGACGTGGGACGGGTGATTGGGAAACGGGGACGAGTGGCGCAAACCATTCGCGCCATTGTTTACAGTATTCACGTGCCTGACAACAAACGGGTTAAGTTAATTATTGATGACGGTAAATAG
- the rpsP gene encoding 30S ribosomal protein S16 codes for MSVKIRLKRMGSKKNPFYRIVVADSRSPRDGRYIENVGTYNPLIQENQVTLEEETILDWLEKGAKPSDTVRNILSRAGIMKKLHEAKLANKQK; via the coding sequence ATGTCTGTTAAAATTCGTTTGAAACGAATGGGTTCTAAGAAAAATCCATTTTATCGAATCGTAGTTGCTGATTCACGAAGTCCTCGTGATGGTCGTTACATTGAAAACGTGGGGACTTACAACCCATTGATTCAAGAAAACCAAGTAACTTTAGAAGAAGAAACTATTTTAGACTGGTTAGAAAAGGGTGCCAAACCTTCTGATACAGTTCGTAACATTTTGTCAAGAGCCGGGATCATGAAGAAACTTCATGAAGCTAAATTAGCTAACAAGCAAAAATAA
- the fni gene encoding type 2 isopentenyl-diphosphate Delta-isomerase codes for MTNRQSHRKDEHVSLAKKFHQASTAGFADLHFVPNGLPEVAVSEVELSTTFVGHQFALPFYIEAMTGGSKYTQKLNHQLAEVAKATGVALALGSASVALRDKTTLPSFTVAREVNPTGFLLANVGAGATPTQAQTVVDLLQADALEVHLNVVQELVMPEGDRDFHWLTNLQQIVGQVKVPVIVKEVGFGLDQATLHRLEAIGVQTVNVGGHGGTNFAQIENFRRPHKDLADFNDWGLTTVQSLYEAQAVPDLQIVAAGGITSPLEIAKALYLGADAVGIAGAILTTLIDDGVGATITKLQEWSFGLRAIFTALGVKNIAELRERPVVLSSELENYLQQRHLRP; via the coding sequence GTGACTAATCGTCAATCACACCGAAAAGATGAACACGTATCGCTAGCCAAGAAGTTCCATCAGGCTTCGACAGCCGGCTTTGCGGACCTCCATTTCGTTCCCAACGGCTTGCCAGAGGTGGCGGTTTCAGAGGTTGAGCTCAGCACGACCTTCGTTGGACATCAGTTTGCCCTCCCCTTTTACATTGAAGCCATGACGGGGGGCAGTAAGTACACGCAGAAGCTCAACCACCAACTGGCCGAAGTGGCTAAAGCAACTGGGGTTGCCTTGGCGTTAGGCAGCGCTAGTGTGGCGCTGCGCGATAAAACCACCCTTCCCAGCTTTACGGTCGCGCGGGAAGTTAATCCCACGGGATTTTTACTTGCCAATGTCGGGGCTGGGGCTACCCCTACCCAGGCGCAGACCGTGGTCGACTTACTGCAGGCGGATGCCTTAGAAGTCCACCTTAACGTGGTCCAGGAACTGGTCATGCCAGAGGGCGATCGTGATTTTCACTGGCTCACTAATTTGCAACAAATTGTGGGCCAGGTCAAGGTGCCCGTGATTGTTAAAGAAGTCGGTTTTGGCTTGGACCAAGCCACGCTCCACCGGCTTGAGGCCATCGGCGTGCAAACCGTCAACGTAGGTGGACACGGGGGAACTAATTTTGCACAAATTGAAAACTTCCGGCGCCCCCATAAGGATTTAGCTGACTTCAATGATTGGGGCTTAACGACCGTGCAATCATTATATGAGGCCCAGGCGGTGCCTGATTTGCAAATTGTCGCAGCCGGCGGCATTACTAGTCCCCTAGAAATTGCTAAGGCGCTTTATCTCGGCGCTGACGCCGTGGGGATTGCGGGAGCAATCTTAACCACGTTAATCGACGATGGCGTGGGGGCCACGATTACCAAGTTGCAGGAGTGGAGCTTTGGCCTACGCGCCATTTTCACCGCGCTCGGGGTCAAAAACATTGCCGAACTGCGAGAGCGCCCGGTGGTCCTGAGTTCAGAACTAGAAAATTACTTACAACAACGACATTTACGACCATAG
- a CDS encoding phosphomevalonate kinase yields the protein MITTSTPGKLYLAGEYAVVENGNPAIIAAVNRFVTVTIAKNQERCSITSKQYENHRVHWERVNSRMIVDDRDNPFQYIIAAIQVTEDYVQALGKPIQKYHLSVNSELDSGTGKKYGLGSSAAVTVATIKALCELYQLKLSKVQLFKLAAIAHFNVQGNGSLGDVASSVFGGLITYSSFDRQWLAEFRDKIALPELLKLEWPRLEITPLQIPSVLRFLVGWTGSPASTSRLIDKVELKKGKHGSQYERFLHESNKCVREITNGFRQNNSKLIMQNINRNRELLQSLSTLAGVTIETPQLTKLIEIADHFGGAAKTSGAGGGDCGIVLIEANCDITGLQAAWQRAGIEPLNLAIYNYEGESSD from the coding sequence GGAACCCGGCCATCATTGCCGCCGTTAATCGGTTTGTAACGGTCACGATTGCAAAAAATCAAGAGCGGTGCTCAATTACTTCTAAACAATACGAAAACCATCGCGTGCACTGGGAACGGGTTAATTCACGCATGATTGTAGATGATCGTGATAACCCCTTTCAATACATTATTGCAGCCATCCAGGTAACCGAAGATTACGTCCAGGCGTTGGGAAAACCAATTCAAAAGTACCACCTCAGCGTCAACAGTGAGCTAGACAGTGGAACCGGAAAAAAGTATGGACTGGGTTCATCCGCAGCCGTGACGGTGGCGACCATTAAGGCGCTCTGCGAGCTCTACCAGCTCAAGTTGAGCAAAGTCCAACTCTTTAAATTGGCCGCGATTGCCCACTTTAACGTTCAGGGGAACGGTTCGCTCGGTGACGTTGCATCGAGTGTCTTTGGGGGCTTAATTACATACAGTTCCTTTGACCGCCAGTGGTTAGCTGAATTCCGGGATAAGATTGCCCTCCCGGAGCTGTTGAAATTGGAGTGGCCCCGTTTAGAGATCACTCCCTTACAGATCCCGAGCGTGCTCCGCTTTTTAGTGGGATGGACTGGTTCTCCGGCTTCCACGTCCCGCTTAATCGATAAAGTAGAACTAAAAAAGGGGAAACATGGCTCTCAGTACGAACGCTTTTTGCACGAAAGTAATAAATGCGTCCGCGAGATTACCAACGGGTTTCGGCAGAATAACAGCAAGTTGATCATGCAAAATATCAACCGGAATCGCGAGCTCCTCCAATCATTGAGTACCCTAGCGGGCGTCACAATTGAAACGCCCCAACTAACGAAGTTGATTGAGATTGCCGACCACTTTGGCGGTGCTGCCAAAACTTCCGGTGCTGGTGGTGGAGACTGTGGGATTGTGTTAATCGAAGCCAACTGCGATATTACTGGTCTGCAAGCTGCTTGGCAACGGGCGGGAATCGAACCATTAAACCTCGCGATTTACAACTACGAAGGAGAATCCAGTGACTAA
- the rplS gene encoding 50S ribosomal protein L19 → MRQNKLIEKINQEQLRSDIPDFRAGDTVTVSVKVVEGDTERVQDFTGVVIKRRGAGIQATYTVRKISNGIGVERIFPLNSPRVAKLEVVRRGKVRRSKLYYLRDRQGKAARIKQSFKKR, encoded by the coding sequence ATGCGTCAAAACAAGCTGATCGAAAAGATCAATCAGGAACAATTACGTTCTGATATTCCCGATTTTCGGGCTGGTGATACTGTAACGGTATCAGTTAAGGTTGTTGAAGGTGACACAGAACGTGTCCAAGATTTTACGGGGGTAGTTATCAAGCGCCGCGGTGCTGGGATTCAAGCTACTTACACTGTTCGTAAAATCAGTAACGGAATTGGTGTGGAAAGAATTTTCCCACTCAATTCACCACGGGTTGCTAAACTTGAAGTAGTTCGTCGTGGTAAGGTTCGTCGTTCAAAACTTTACTACTTGCGCGATCGTCAAGGAAAGGCTGCTCGGATCAAGCAATCATTCAAAAAACGCTAA